A portion of the Pseudarthrobacter sp. L1SW genome contains these proteins:
- a CDS encoding GAF domain-containing protein: MSDESERRLELAAMMVAGLDPAHIWPAYFGGARFSDFELRAYLHGALALPEFEQGYSAGTVPAPAQQRGRGHQHGSGSTSEDALASLGAAGRFLLTPERAEEERIQSLRETNLLHTGTVDIFDRVVETAKDYFGVGAASLSLIAENAQFLKSVVGPLSVETPREIALCTHTVRLNRMLVVNDTLTDNRFATNPLVLGEPFIRFYAGYPLHGPRGWNIGTLCVIDHNPRAFSDSDEQVLRTLATIVQNNIDARTGAAG, encoded by the coding sequence ATGAGCGACGAGTCAGAGCGGCGGCTTGAGCTTGCTGCCATGATGGTTGCCGGTTTGGACCCGGCGCACATCTGGCCGGCCTACTTTGGCGGCGCCCGCTTTTCCGATTTTGAGCTGCGTGCCTACCTTCACGGCGCCCTGGCATTGCCCGAATTTGAACAGGGCTACAGCGCCGGCACAGTTCCCGCACCTGCGCAGCAGCGGGGCCGGGGACACCAGCACGGGAGTGGAAGCACCAGCGAGGATGCGCTGGCGTCCTTGGGAGCCGCGGGCAGGTTTCTCCTGACGCCTGAAAGGGCAGAAGAGGAACGGATACAGTCCCTTCGGGAGACCAATCTGCTCCACACCGGGACGGTGGACATCTTTGACCGGGTGGTGGAAACCGCCAAGGACTATTTCGGCGTTGGCGCCGCGTCCCTGTCCCTGATCGCTGAAAACGCCCAGTTCCTCAAGTCCGTGGTCGGCCCCCTTAGCGTGGAGACACCCCGGGAGATCGCGCTGTGTACGCATACCGTCCGGCTGAACAGGATGCTCGTAGTCAACGACACCCTCACCGACAACCGGTTTGCCACCAATCCCCTGGTCCTCGGGGAGCCCTTTATCCGCTTCTACGCCGGTTATCCCCTGCACGGACCCCGCGGCTGGAACATCGGAACGCTGTGCGTCATTGACCACAACCCCCGGGCGTTCAGCGACTCCGATGAGCAGGTACTCCGTACACTCGCCACCATCGTGCAGAACAACATCGACGCCCGCACCGGCGCCGCCGGCTAG
- a CDS encoding SGNH/GDSL hydrolase family protein — translation MDSATPGRRLGAFASRQDWLKYGGLLVLAIVAFGVAAIALMGPRPPEETAPVPVSPSGSPSASASAPPSAAAPPATGAPSPTGTATPQPPGIQLPAEPVLLILGDSYTAGVGADQPDQGWAYLVAEELGYPADVDGVGGTGFAWGGGAQDERGEEYEVRLRRIAGNPAFVPNVLVLQGGQNDSQSPDVKEVEAATTQTIEAARRFWPGIQVVVLGPSAPQPLAEELRGVNSAVRAGAAAANAPFIDAVEGNWFTSANSPGFDADGAHPNTAGHAYLARKFLESWAGLTR, via the coding sequence ATGGATAGCGCGACGCCGGGACGCCGGCTGGGTGCCTTCGCGTCCAGGCAGGACTGGCTCAAGTACGGCGGGCTTCTGGTGCTGGCGATTGTGGCGTTCGGCGTGGCGGCCATTGCCCTGATGGGACCGCGACCGCCGGAGGAAACCGCACCCGTGCCGGTGAGCCCTTCCGGGAGTCCTTCGGCAAGCGCTTCCGCGCCCCCGTCGGCGGCCGCGCCGCCGGCTACCGGGGCGCCGTCACCCACCGGTACCGCAACACCCCAGCCGCCGGGCATTCAGCTGCCCGCCGAGCCCGTCCTGCTGATTCTTGGCGATTCGTACACCGCCGGGGTTGGAGCCGACCAGCCGGACCAGGGGTGGGCGTACCTGGTGGCCGAGGAGCTGGGATACCCCGCCGACGTGGACGGCGTGGGCGGGACCGGATTCGCGTGGGGCGGCGGGGCTCAGGACGAGCGGGGTGAAGAGTACGAGGTCCGGCTGCGGAGGATCGCTGGCAACCCCGCCTTTGTGCCCAACGTACTGGTGCTTCAAGGCGGGCAGAACGACTCCCAGAGCCCCGACGTGAAGGAAGTGGAAGCTGCCACGACGCAGACCATCGAGGCGGCCCGCAGGTTCTGGCCGGGAATCCAGGTGGTGGTGCTCGGGCCGTCGGCGCCGCAGCCCCTCGCGGAGGAACTGCGCGGGGTGAACAGCGCCGTGCGTGCCGGTGCTGCGGCCGCCAACGCTCCGTTTATTGACGCCGTCGAGGGCAACTGGTTCACGAGTGCCAACAGCCCGGGCTTCGACGCCGACGGCGCCCACCCCAACACCGCCGGCCACGCCTACCTCGCCCGGAAGTTCCTGGAGTCCTGGGCCGGCCTGACCCGGTGA
- a CDS encoding metalloregulator ArsR/SmtB family transcription factor gives MGDQQDKDALYDVLVEAAKALGNGRRAQLIDVLGQGERSVEELAAEIHQSTANTSQHLQRLLRAGLASSRRSGTRIYYSLASPAVERLWRALRETAEAHAGELGELVRAYVGDRTDLSMITRDDLLLRLRQGGVVVLDVRPRPEYDAGHIPGALSLPLSDVKSRLREVPQGGEIVAYCRGAYCLFADEAVRLLADEGRPAARLEEGFPEWKAAGLPVEQSGT, from the coding sequence GTGGGCGACCAGCAGGACAAGGACGCGCTTTACGACGTCCTCGTAGAAGCCGCCAAGGCGTTGGGGAACGGCCGGAGGGCGCAGCTGATCGATGTCCTCGGCCAGGGTGAGCGCTCGGTTGAAGAGCTGGCTGCGGAGATCCATCAGAGTACGGCCAACACATCCCAGCACCTGCAGCGCCTGCTGCGCGCCGGCCTCGCCTCCTCGCGGCGCTCCGGGACGCGGATCTACTACTCCCTTGCCAGCCCCGCAGTGGAACGGCTGTGGCGGGCACTCCGGGAGACGGCCGAGGCGCACGCCGGGGAGCTTGGCGAACTGGTCCGCGCCTACGTCGGCGACCGCACCGACCTGAGCATGATCACGCGCGACGATCTGCTGCTGCGGCTGCGGCAGGGCGGCGTGGTGGTGCTGGACGTGCGGCCACGGCCGGAATACGACGCCGGACATATCCCCGGCGCGCTGTCCCTGCCCCTCTCCGACGTCAAGTCCCGGCTGCGGGAGGTTCCCCAAGGGGGTGAAATCGTTGCCTACTGCCGGGGCGCGTACTGCCTGTTTGCGGATGAGGCCGTCCGGCTGCTCGCGGACGAAGGGCGCCCCGCTGCAAGGCTCGAGGAGGGCTTCCCTGAGTGGAAGGCCGCAGGACTGCCGGTGGAACAGTCCGGCACGTAG
- a CDS encoding ANTAR domain-containing protein, with the protein MAAHPATDGRRQDRPGFLLDLITGTETELDSLQRLTEAAAKAVNGQAGSGMDCAAVLARGGTTLATAGSSSAAAELAASEDRYGDGPLMQALSTAGAVTVDGDTSVRWRAYRRRLVASGYGRAVAVPLGLAGGTSCALVFLGRTGTGFPEDLLAEAKWFAGVATHSMRLALEVRNVRSAGDNLKSVLESRTSIDVACGVIMAQNRCTYPEAFIKLASASRQRNLKVRSVAENILKALPSGAPAARFEF; encoded by the coding sequence GTGGCAGCACATCCGGCGACTGACGGCAGGCGCCAGGACCGGCCCGGGTTCCTGTTGGACCTGATCACCGGGACCGAGACGGAACTGGACTCGCTCCAGCGGCTCACCGAGGCCGCTGCGAAGGCGGTCAACGGCCAGGCCGGGTCCGGGATGGACTGCGCCGCCGTGCTGGCGCGCGGAGGGACTACGCTGGCCACCGCCGGCAGCAGCAGCGCGGCCGCCGAACTGGCCGCTTCGGAGGACCGGTACGGGGACGGTCCACTGATGCAGGCACTGAGTACCGCGGGTGCAGTGACGGTCGACGGCGACACGTCAGTGCGGTGGCGGGCGTACCGGCGGCGGCTGGTGGCCAGCGGGTATGGCCGCGCGGTGGCGGTTCCGCTGGGGCTGGCCGGCGGCACGTCCTGCGCCCTGGTGTTCCTGGGGCGGACCGGCACCGGGTTCCCGGAAGACCTCCTGGCGGAGGCGAAATGGTTCGCCGGGGTGGCAACCCACAGCATGCGGCTGGCCCTTGAGGTGCGGAACGTCCGGTCCGCCGGGGACAACCTGAAATCCGTGCTGGAAAGCCGCACCTCCATCGATGTGGCCTGCGGTGTGATCATGGCGCAGAACCGCTGCACGTACCCCGAGGCGTTCATCAAGTTGGCCAGCGCGTCCCGGCAGCGGAACCTGAAGGTCCGCAGTGTTGCCGAGAACATCCTCAAGGCGCTGCCCAGCGGCGCTCCGGCTGCACGGTTCGAATTCTGA
- a CDS encoding cation diffusion facilitator family transporter codes for MTPRPPSPGTDRRAVLSRRIRLLAAATITYNVIEAAVALWAGGVADSAALIGFGLDSVIEVASALALSWQFAAKDPERREYLTLRIIAVSFFALAAFVSVDAIRSLGGAGEARHSTPGIVIAALSLAIMPVLSWAQRRAGRELGSKSAVADSKQTLLCTYLSAVLLLGLVLNSTLGWWWADAVAALVIAGIAVREGLDAWRGDACCEGVPLGGAAPDTAKR; via the coding sequence ATGACCCCACGGCCCCCTTCACCTGGCACTGACCGGCGGGCGGTGCTGAGCCGGAGAATCCGATTGCTCGCGGCCGCGACCATCACCTATAACGTCATCGAAGCCGCCGTGGCACTCTGGGCCGGGGGAGTGGCGGACTCCGCGGCGCTGATCGGATTCGGCCTTGACTCCGTCATCGAGGTGGCATCCGCTCTCGCATTGTCCTGGCAGTTCGCCGCCAAGGACCCGGAACGGCGTGAGTACCTTACCTTGCGGATCATCGCCGTCTCCTTCTTCGCCCTTGCCGCGTTTGTGAGCGTGGACGCCATCCGGTCACTGGGCGGGGCCGGGGAAGCCCGGCACTCGACACCAGGCATAGTCATCGCAGCCCTGAGCCTGGCAATCATGCCCGTGCTGTCCTGGGCACAACGACGCGCCGGACGCGAACTCGGCTCAAAGAGCGCCGTCGCCGATTCCAAGCAGACGCTGCTCTGCACGTACCTTTCGGCCGTACTGCTGCTTGGCCTGGTCCTGAACAGCACCTTGGGCTGGTGGTGGGCCGACGCCGTCGCGGCACTGGTCATTGCGGGTATCGCCGTCCGGGAAGGCCTTGATGCCTGGCGGGGTGACGCGTGCTGCGAGGGGGTCCCGCTTGGCGGCGCCGCCCCTGACACCGCCAAGCGCTGA
- a CDS encoding lipid kinase, translated as MKLAREAHSAAVVINAGARRGAAGPDLAADSLQRAGLPVAAVHHVLSGAELAGTLDRVVADGHDLVVVGGGDGTVSCAAGRLAGTGIVLGVLPLGTANDLARTLEIPNDLAGACAALAGGKVVDIDLGRANGQPFLNVASVGLSVGVTETLSPRLKRYLGPVAYGVAAVRAYARHKPFRARLEFPEGDHEPLELEDMLQVAVGNGRHYGGGNTVSPTAGIDDHLLDVYAIPGAPLREHVRIARLLKDGSFVEHRGVYHLTSRRVRLVTEPPVPVNLDGEIATVTPADFTIERNAVHVVVPESSNSARFDG; from the coding sequence ATGAAGCTTGCCCGAGAGGCGCACTCCGCTGCCGTGGTGATCAACGCCGGGGCACGCCGGGGCGCGGCGGGGCCGGACCTGGCGGCGGACTCGCTGCAAAGGGCAGGCCTGCCCGTCGCCGCCGTGCACCATGTGCTCTCCGGCGCCGAACTGGCCGGAACCCTGGACCGGGTGGTGGCCGACGGGCACGACCTGGTGGTTGTTGGCGGCGGTGATGGAACGGTGTCCTGCGCCGCCGGCCGGCTCGCCGGGACCGGGATTGTGCTCGGCGTCCTGCCGCTGGGAACAGCGAACGATCTTGCCCGCACGCTCGAGATACCGAACGACCTCGCCGGGGCCTGCGCCGCGCTGGCCGGCGGGAAGGTGGTGGACATCGACCTGGGGCGGGCGAACGGCCAGCCCTTCCTGAACGTGGCCTCCGTTGGACTTTCGGTCGGCGTCACCGAAACCCTCAGCCCCCGCCTAAAGCGGTACCTCGGGCCGGTGGCCTATGGGGTTGCCGCAGTGCGCGCCTACGCCCGGCACAAGCCTTTCCGCGCCCGGCTCGAGTTCCCGGAGGGGGACCACGAACCGCTGGAGCTCGAGGACATGCTGCAGGTGGCCGTGGGCAACGGCCGGCACTACGGTGGGGGCAACACGGTCTCCCCGACGGCCGGGATTGATGACCACCTCCTTGATGTCTACGCCATTCCCGGGGCGCCGCTCCGCGAGCACGTGCGGATCGCCAGGCTGCTGAAGGACGGCAGCTTTGTGGAGCACCGCGGGGTGTACCACCTGACCAGCCGGCGGGTCCGGCTGGTCACCGAGCCGCCCGTGCCGGTGAACCTCGACGGCGAGATCGCCACCGTGACGCCCGCCGACTTCACCATCGAGCGCAACGCCGTGCACGTTGTGGTGCCGGAGAGCAGCAACAGTGCGCGGTTCGATGGATAG
- a CDS encoding SGNH/GDSL hydrolase family protein produces MKSLPRKAAFRATAQTGTLRGGARRMGLMAAVATGLVAGSVAAPATAQDSGPLDYVALGDSYSSGIGSSPYVTASPLYPAELQPCYQASPGYADVLDAQDGVQLTGNAACAGWTAAAVPYQVQVASATGVLNAETDLVTITAGGNDVGFTNLLATCMLQALKDCKTAVRAGEAVAKTQVLPALMAAYAAIRAQAPNAKIVALGYPHLFSPEFGDTPIITADAAQIFNKGTDTLNKVIREAAANSAGTVYVNVTDEFAGHGIGLPGSWFYFDPTDPFAGMNFHPTATGYAEGYADATIREAKIPALSN; encoded by the coding sequence ATGAAATCATTACCTCGAAAAGCAGCGTTCAGGGCAACTGCCCAGACCGGCACCCTGAGGGGTGGCGCCCGGCGCATGGGGTTGATGGCCGCCGTCGCCACGGGACTGGTGGCCGGCTCCGTGGCCGCGCCGGCAACCGCGCAGGACTCCGGACCGCTGGACTACGTTGCCCTGGGGGATTCCTATTCCTCGGGCATCGGTTCCTCGCCATATGTCACCGCCTCCCCGCTCTACCCCGCAGAGCTGCAGCCGTGCTACCAGGCATCACCGGGCTACGCCGACGTGCTGGACGCCCAGGACGGCGTGCAGCTCACGGGCAACGCCGCCTGCGCAGGCTGGACCGCCGCGGCCGTGCCCTACCAGGTCCAGGTGGCCTCCGCCACCGGCGTGCTGAACGCAGAAACGGACCTGGTGACCATCACCGCCGGCGGAAACGACGTTGGTTTCACGAACCTGCTCGCAACCTGCATGCTCCAGGCGTTGAAGGACTGCAAGACAGCAGTCAGGGCAGGCGAAGCCGTTGCCAAAACCCAGGTCCTACCGGCCCTGATGGCGGCGTACGCGGCCATCCGCGCGCAGGCGCCCAACGCCAAAATCGTGGCACTGGGATATCCGCATCTGTTCTCGCCGGAGTTCGGGGACACCCCCATCATCACCGCCGACGCAGCCCAGATCTTCAACAAGGGAACGGACACCCTGAACAAGGTCATCCGTGAGGCGGCCGCAAACTCGGCCGGAACCGTCTACGTCAATGTCACGGACGAGTTCGCAGGGCACGGCATCGGACTGCCCGGTTCCTGGTTCTATTTCGACCCGACCGACCCCTTTGCCGGCATGAACTTCCACCCGACTGCCACCGGCTACGCCGAGGGCTATGCGGACGCCACCATCCGCGAAGCGAAAATCCCAGCCCTGAGCAACTGA
- a CDS encoding MBL fold metallo-hydrolase: protein MSEWLEVGANNYVLVTEGSLLNTGLVVGSERAMVIDTGCGPRQGREILDAVREKTQLPLVVVNTHAHYDHFFGNAVFAEAGATEFWAHQNCATEIEERGDLQRRFVGTIEPEMSAGEGQDVELVVPNAIVKDQPVLVDLGGLTATLFYLGRGHTDGDLLVGTPTTLYVGDLVEQGAHPSFEDSYPEEWADVLRHISALRHRYEFLIPGHGKPCSDQFVKTMANTLTTAVRQARQSIRDTPSDATKAIPVLPYGPEQSRWFIKRLQETRREH from the coding sequence ATGTCGGAATGGCTCGAAGTCGGCGCGAACAACTACGTGCTGGTCACCGAAGGATCGCTGCTGAACACCGGACTGGTGGTGGGATCCGAGCGGGCCATGGTGATCGATACCGGCTGCGGGCCCCGGCAGGGGCGGGAAATCCTGGACGCGGTGCGGGAGAAGACCCAGCTGCCGCTCGTCGTCGTCAACACCCACGCGCATTACGACCATTTCTTCGGCAACGCTGTGTTCGCGGAAGCCGGCGCCACCGAGTTCTGGGCGCACCAGAACTGCGCCACCGAAATCGAGGAGCGGGGGGACCTGCAGCGCCGGTTTGTCGGGACGATCGAACCGGAGATGTCCGCCGGCGAGGGCCAGGACGTGGAGCTCGTGGTCCCCAACGCCATCGTCAAGGACCAGCCTGTGCTGGTGGACCTGGGCGGGCTGACAGCCACCCTGTTCTACCTGGGCCGCGGCCACACCGACGGCGACCTGCTGGTGGGCACCCCCACCACCCTCTACGTGGGGGACCTGGTGGAGCAGGGCGCGCACCCGTCCTTTGAGGACTCGTACCCGGAGGAGTGGGCGGACGTGCTCCGCCACATCTCGGCGCTCCGCCACCGCTACGAGTTCCTGATCCCCGGGCACGGGAAGCCGTGCAGCGACCAGTTCGTCAAGACCATGGCCAACACGCTGACCACGGCTGTCCGCCAGGCGCGCCAGTCCATCCGCGACACCCCCAGCGACGCCACCAAGGCCATCCCCGTCCTGCCCTACGGGCCGGAACAGTCCCGCTGGTTCATCAAGCGGCTCCAGGAGACCCGCCGCGAGCACTGA
- a CDS encoding Hpt domain-containing protein — protein sequence MLIRKLAEDLSPDAALRFLSDYLGMLPGRWTRILLALEDDDTEVALDALVSLRITSSMTGALEAEGHCRQLESFVHAGWFAKARTEASELGPKLERLFCAAPDLLKQARNSLGTVSVR from the coding sequence GTGCTGATCAGGAAACTCGCCGAGGATCTCAGCCCGGACGCAGCGCTCAGGTTCCTGTCTGATTATCTGGGCATGCTGCCTGGCCGCTGGACCCGCATCCTCCTGGCCCTGGAGGACGATGACACAGAAGTGGCCCTGGACGCCCTGGTCAGCTTGAGGATCACCTCGTCCATGACGGGCGCACTGGAGGCCGAAGGCCACTGCCGGCAGTTGGAATCGTTTGTGCATGCCGGGTGGTTTGCCAAAGCCCGGACGGAAGCCTCGGAGCTCGGACCGAAGCTTGAGCGCCTCTTCTGCGCGGCCCCGGATCTGCTGAAGCAAGCACGAAACAGCCTGGGCACGGTGTCCGTCCGCTAA
- a CDS encoding glycoside hydrolase family 16 protein yields MANSPRNALFAWRAALRTLRQRVAGDGTSPAEPIDSRARTRGAVLKIVLLAIIIGSLSIAANPPRPQSVEGKGAEPITPVTGSAQPSTAAASPEPTPDPGPQQPSAEASTPEAIAETAPPEPTKDAGSGPALNTEPPPSLEAVPVGDLPGWKQVFVEDFTDGDVPLGGFPGIYGSRWHETYSDGAPDTHAKTQAKDQRTSGYYPSKVLSVHGGVLDMFLHSENGVSMGAAPSPRFAGANQPPYNSQLYGRYSVRFKADSLPGFKVAWLLWPVSKQWPQDGEVDFPEGDLSKVIYAALHGIGPDGHRFDVFRPNVPFTDWHVATTEWSPGRIEFFLDGNSIGVATSMVPDTPMRYILQTESCLTGCPAPETSGHVYVDWVAIWAKE; encoded by the coding sequence ATGGCAAACAGCCCCCGCAATGCCCTCTTTGCCTGGAGGGCTGCGCTCCGGACGCTGCGGCAGCGTGTCGCCGGGGACGGAACGTCGCCGGCGGAGCCGATCGATTCGCGTGCGCGTACCCGCGGCGCCGTCCTGAAGATAGTACTCTTGGCGATCATAATTGGCTCGCTCAGCATTGCAGCAAATCCCCCCAGGCCCCAGTCCGTGGAAGGCAAGGGCGCAGAGCCAATAACCCCGGTGACCGGCTCAGCGCAGCCCAGCACGGCTGCTGCCTCTCCGGAACCGACTCCTGATCCTGGGCCGCAGCAGCCAAGCGCTGAGGCAAGCACCCCGGAAGCCATTGCGGAGACTGCACCCCCGGAGCCCACAAAAGACGCCGGGTCCGGGCCGGCTTTGAACACCGAGCCTCCGCCGTCCCTTGAAGCTGTGCCGGTGGGCGACCTGCCCGGCTGGAAGCAGGTCTTTGTCGAGGACTTCACGGACGGGGACGTGCCCCTTGGCGGTTTTCCCGGCATCTACGGTTCGAGATGGCACGAGACCTACAGTGACGGCGCACCGGACACCCATGCCAAGACGCAGGCGAAGGACCAGAGAACGTCCGGCTACTATCCGTCCAAGGTTCTGAGCGTCCATGGTGGCGTCCTGGACATGTTCCTGCACTCGGAAAACGGCGTTTCCATGGGAGCCGCACCTTCCCCGCGCTTCGCAGGAGCCAATCAGCCGCCGTACAACAGCCAGCTGTACGGGCGTTACTCCGTGCGCTTCAAGGCCGATTCCCTGCCGGGCTTCAAGGTGGCCTGGCTGCTCTGGCCCGTCAGCAAGCAGTGGCCGCAGGACGGGGAGGTCGATTTCCCGGAAGGGGATCTGTCCAAAGTCATATACGCCGCCCTGCACGGCATCGGCCCGGATGGGCACAGATTCGACGTCTTTCGTCCCAACGTTCCCTTTACGGACTGGCACGTGGCAACCACCGAGTGGAGCCCCGGCCGCATCGAGTTCTTCCTTGACGGCAATTCCATAGGCGTTGCTACGTCGATGGTTCCGGATACGCCAATGCGCTACATCCTGCAGACCGAGTCCTGCCTGACAGGTTGCCCGGCGCCCGAGACCAGCGGCCATGTCTACGTTGACTGGGTAGCGATCTGGGCCAAGGAATAG
- a CDS encoding DUF6671 family protein — protein sequence MTKPDDPVPRSVYAGERAALLTQHGKERVLGPVLEQALGCRVERVTGYDTDLLGTFTRDVPRAGTQLEAARKKATVGMELSGLLLGIASEGSFGPNPSFPMFPWNIELIVWRDAGRNLEVVGMGQGASNFSHMLTGEWVAAQAFARGAQFPGHHLVVRPDGGHGPSICKGIASWPDLERAFSRALARSASGKVLIETDMRASANSTRMEVIALAAKDLARKLSSLCPACGTPGFCRIARVPGLPCSACGTPTGEALAETFGCPGCPFQDTRELTDAPYARPAVCGYCNP from the coding sequence GTGACCAAACCTGACGATCCGGTGCCGCGTTCGGTGTATGCCGGTGAACGCGCTGCCCTCCTTACCCAGCATGGAAAGGAGCGGGTGTTGGGTCCCGTGCTGGAGCAAGCCCTTGGGTGCCGGGTTGAACGCGTCACGGGTTATGACACGGACCTGCTGGGTACGTTCACCCGCGACGTTCCCCGTGCAGGAACCCAACTGGAAGCTGCCCGCAAGAAGGCAACAGTGGGCATGGAGCTCTCGGGCCTGCTGCTGGGGATCGCCAGTGAGGGGTCTTTTGGGCCGAATCCATCCTTCCCGATGTTTCCGTGGAACATCGAACTGATCGTCTGGAGGGATGCCGGGCGCAACCTTGAGGTTGTGGGCATGGGGCAGGGGGCCAGCAATTTCAGTCATATGCTCACTGGCGAGTGGGTGGCAGCCCAGGCGTTCGCCCGTGGCGCACAGTTTCCCGGGCACCACCTGGTGGTCCGCCCTGACGGCGGCCACGGACCGTCCATCTGCAAGGGAATCGCAAGCTGGCCGGACCTGGAACGCGCCTTTTCGAGGGCGCTGGCCCGATCCGCCAGCGGCAAGGTCCTGATCGAGACTGACATGCGTGCCAGCGCCAACTCAACACGCATGGAGGTGATCGCTCTCGCGGCCAAAGACCTCGCGCGGAAGCTTTCCTCGCTGTGCCCGGCGTGCGGCACTCCAGGGTTTTGCCGCATCGCCCGGGTACCGGGGCTCCCGTGCAGTGCCTGCGGTACTCCGACCGGCGAGGCACTTGCTGAGACATTTGGATGCCCCGGATGCCCTTTCCAGGACACCCGCGAGCTGACCGACGCACCGTACGCGCGCCCCGCTGTGTGTGGCTACTGCAACCCCTGA
- a CDS encoding acyltransferase — MSAPGRSAVPGTSLVAGRKHALDGLRTLAVAGVFLFHTATALMPGGSIGVDVFFTLSGFVITLLIMKEYLAAGRLRLGVFYAKRMARLWPALLALCGVIVVVGVAFPASKWAGQEGFVLPAAGYVMNLARFGMFGDSIAGETLGPTWTLAVEEQFYLVWPLLLLMLLRYWKVRTVTWITGGLAAAFLLERFVLVLFGAPLNRLYNGPDMRADELLIGCALALAFTAVTPGSRLHATLRAAARWAGPAAGFILLAALFLLKEPDTPGLWFSAFWTAGPTVLSLLAAVLIGSLVLQPAGFPARVLSHPWLAGPGRDLSYAFYLWHLPVYLLLMPLVPSLWLLVPLAAAGTALLAYASHRLVETPVRRWANTRLEPAVVRSAPEAARKPAPDRSPELVAAGRGS; from the coding sequence TTGTCAGCACCCGGACGCAGCGCGGTACCCGGGACAAGCCTCGTCGCCGGGCGCAAGCATGCCCTGGACGGGCTCCGGACGCTTGCCGTGGCGGGGGTGTTTCTCTTCCACACGGCAACTGCCCTGATGCCGGGCGGATCCATTGGGGTGGACGTCTTTTTCACGCTCAGCGGCTTCGTGATCACCCTCCTAATCATGAAGGAGTATCTGGCTGCCGGCCGCCTGCGGCTGGGGGTCTTCTACGCCAAGCGAATGGCCAGGCTATGGCCGGCGCTGCTGGCCCTGTGCGGCGTGATTGTCGTGGTGGGCGTGGCCTTCCCGGCGTCGAAATGGGCGGGACAGGAAGGATTTGTCCTGCCGGCCGCCGGGTACGTGATGAACCTGGCCCGCTTCGGAATGTTCGGCGACTCCATAGCCGGTGAAACGCTTGGCCCCACCTGGACACTGGCCGTCGAGGAGCAGTTCTACCTGGTGTGGCCGCTGCTCCTGCTGATGCTGCTCCGGTACTGGAAGGTCCGCACCGTCACGTGGATCACCGGAGGGCTGGCCGCGGCGTTCCTCCTGGAGCGGTTTGTCCTGGTCCTGTTCGGGGCGCCGCTGAACCGCCTGTACAACGGGCCGGACATGCGGGCCGACGAGCTGCTGATCGGGTGTGCCCTGGCCCTCGCCTTCACCGCTGTCACCCCGGGCTCCCGGCTACACGCAACACTCCGGGCAGCGGCCCGCTGGGCCGGGCCCGCCGCCGGGTTCATCCTGCTGGCGGCCCTGTTCCTGCTGAAGGAACCGGACACCCCTGGCCTCTGGTTCAGCGCCTTCTGGACCGCCGGGCCCACGGTGCTGTCCCTGCTGGCGGCCGTGCTGATCGGATCGCTTGTGCTGCAGCCGGCCGGATTTCCCGCACGGGTCCTCAGCCATCCCTGGCTTGCCGGGCCCGGCCGCGACCTCTCGTATGCCTTCTACCTCTGGCACTTGCCCGTCTACCTGCTGCTGATGCCGCTGGTCCCCTCGCTGTGGCTGCTCGTGCCGCTGGCTGCAGCGGGGACCGCACTGCTGGCCTATGCCTCCCACCGCCTGGTGGAAACGCCCGTCCGCCGCTGGGCAAACACCAGGCTGGAGCCCGCCGTCGTGCGTTCCGCTCCGGAGGCGGCGCGAAAACCTGCGCCGGACCGCAGCCCTGAACTGGTGGCCGCCGGCCGCGGGTCCTAG